From the Micromonospora echinofusca genome, the window CGGCTCCGCCGCCGGCGGGGTGACGTCCAGGTGGTTGTGGTGGGTGTAGATGTTCCAGCCGGCCAGGCCCCACATGTACGGGAAGGCGATCGGGTGGGTCAGCAGGTCGCCGAAGAGCTCGTCGCGCTCCAGGAAGCCCAGCAGGTGCAGGGTGCCGTCCTTGGTGGTGGTGCCCTTCGCCTGCTCCTCGGCGTAGACGCGGTCCACCGCCGCCTCCAGCGCCGCCCGGTGGTCCTCCGTCAGCACGTTGCGCAGCAGGAGGAAGCCCTGCTCGTGGAACTCCTTGCGGTCGGTGTCACTGATCGGTTCGTAACCGGTCCGGTCGCCGTAGTCGAACACCTCGACGTACCCCTCCCCATGAGGCGAAACCATTGCTGGCACAGGCCGCCGATCGTAACGCGCTAGCTCCGCGGCGAGGTACTGCCCGGCCCGATATGCGACCGTAGCGCGGACCCAGGGGAGCAGTGCGGTTACGCCACGCAGCGTGTCGGGGATTCGACGGGGCTTATCAGCCGTAATGCCGGTTTGCGCGGTGACTGCCGGTAAGGAGATCGAGGGCCACTACGCCTCGGCGAAGACCTCCGCGACCACCCGACCGTCGGCCGGGGCGTCGTCGGTCCGGTTCCAGGTGCCCGCGCGGGCCGTCCACTCCAGGTCGCCGAAACGCACCCGCTTCACGCCGTGGTCCTGCGCGTGGGAGACCAGCCAGTGCGCGTACCGCCAGCCCCGGCGCTCGTCGGCGGCGGGGACCGTCAGGCCCGTCAGGCTCGCCGCGGTGCTGGCGCCGGCCAGGCCCCAGTCCAGCGCCAGCCCGCGGGTCAGCGCGATCGCGGCGGCCTCGCCGCGCATCGCCGGGTCGCGGCCCACCGTGCAGGCGACGGCGCCGGTGGCGTGCCCGACCAGGGCCCGGGTCAGCACCTCGGACTCGTCCGCCCACTTCTGGTACGCCTCGGGGAAGGCCGAGCGCTGCACCTTCTGCGCCGCGTCGGTGACCCGCATCCGCTCCCAGCCGCGCACCTTCTTCAGCCCGGCGTAGAACTTGCCGGCCGCGTAACGGGGGTCGCGGATCTGCTCCGGGGTGCCCCAACCCTGGCTCGGGCGCTGCTGGAACAGCCCGACCGAGTCGCGGTCGCCGCCGGCGAGGTTGCGCAGGCCGGACTCCTGGTAGGCGGTGGCCAGCGCGACGACGACGGCCCGCTCGGGCATCTTGCGCTGGATGCCGATGGCCGCGATCGTCGCCGCGTTGGCCATCTGGTCGGCGTCCAGCGTCACCCGGCCGTCCGCCTGCACCGTGCACGTCCGGCTGGCCAGGGGAAGGCGCAACTGCCCGCCCATCTGCCGGACGACGACCCAGATCCCGACCACGGCGAGGACGACGAGGACGACGCCGCCCGCCACGACTGCGCGAGTACGCACCCACACCCCCTGATCGACAGTCCGACAAGCGTACGTCCCCCGTGGCGCCTTGCGGGTCGTCCGACCGGTTCCGCCCGACCGTCCGGCGTGGCAGCGGCCACCGGTCGGCCCGGGAGTCCGGACGTTCCCGTTTCCCGCGCGGCCTCACCCCGCGCGTCGCCGGCTGCTCCCCGCACCCCGCCAGCGCGGGGAGCGGCCCTCGCCCTACCGCCCCTCGCCCGGCGTGGTGTCGCCGTCGGTCGGCACCCAGCGCGCCGGCCGCTTCTCCCGGAACGCGAGGACGCCCTCGCGTCCCTCCTCCGACAGGAAGTACCCGGTCGACAGGGTGGACAGCCCGGCGATCTCCGTCCGCAGGTCCGTGGCGGGCGGCCGGCGCAGCAGCTGCTTCGCCCCGGCCAGCGCGCCCGGTGCCCCCCGCACCAGAGAGTCGCAGTACCCCGCAACCGCCGCGTCCAGCCCGTCCGCCGGCACGGCGGCGGTGACCAGGCCGATCTCGGCGGCCCGCCGGCCGTCGAAGGCGTCGCCGGTCAGGTAGAGCTCGGCCGCCGCGCGGGGGTGCAGCCGGGGCAGCACGGTCGCGGAGATCACCGCCGGGACCACCCCGATCCGCACCTCGGTGAAGGCGAACGTCGCCTCCCGCGCGCAGACCGCCAGGTCGGCCGCCGCGATCAGGCCCAGGCCCCCGGCCCGGGCCGGACCGGCCACCTTCGCCACCACCGGCTTCGGGCACTCCCAGACCGCCGCGAGCACGTCGCCGAGCATCCCGGCCGGCACGGTCCCGCTGGCGTACGCGGCGGCGGTCTCCTTCAGGTCAGCGCCGGAGCAGAAGACCGGGCCCGTGTGGTCCAGCACGATCACGCGTACGGCGTCGTCGGCGACCGCCTCGGCGAGGCCGGCCAGCAGCTGGGTCATCAGCGGCGTGGAGAGCGCGTTGCGGTTGTGCGGACTGTCCAGGGTGAGCGTGGTCACCCCACGGGCCGTGGCGGCCCGTACGAGCACGTCGGGAGAGGTCATGGAAGGGCACACTAGTGGCCATGCCCGGCGTCCTTCCAGAAGGCGAAACCGTCCCCGTCGACGGGTCGCTGCCCGCCACCGCCACCCGTGCCGTCGGCGCGCGCGGCTTCGGCGTGTACGTACACGTGCCGTTCTGCGCCAGCCGCTGCGGCTACTGCGACTTCAACACGTACACCTCCGCCGAGCTGGGCGGCGGGGCGAGCCGGGAGGAGTACGCCGACACCGTGCTGGCCGAGCTGGCGCTGGCCCGCCGGGTGCTGGGCGACGCCCCGCCGCCCCGGGTCGACACCGTGTTCGTCGGCGGCGGCACCCCGACCCTGCTCCCCGCCGACGACCTGGCCCGGATCCTCGACGGCATCGACCGCACGTGGGGGCTCGCGCCCGACGCCGAGGTGACCACCGAGGCCAACCCCGAGTCGGTCACGCCGGAGTCGCTCAAGGCGCTGCGGGCCGCCGGCTACACCCGGATCTCGCTGGGCATGCAGTCCGCCGCCCCCGGCGTGCTGGCGATCCTGGACCGTACGCACAGCGCCGGCCGGGCCGTCGCCGCCGCCCGCGAGGCGCGCGACGCCGGGTTCGACCACGTCAACCTGGACCTGATCTACGGCACGCCGGGGGAGAGCGAGGCCGACTTCGCCGCCTCCCTCGACCAGGTCGTCGCCGCCGGGGTGGACCACGTCAGCGCGTACGCCCTGATCGTGGAGGACGGCACCCGGCTGGCCACGCGGATGCGGCGCGGCGAGCTGCCGTACCCCTCCGACGACGTCGCCGCGGACCGCTACCTCGCCGCGGAGGCCGCCCTCGGCGCGGCCGGTCACTCCTGGTACGAGGTGTCGAACTGGGCCCGCGACGAGGCGGCCCGGTGTCGGCACAACCTGCTCTACTGGACCGGCGCCGACTGGTGGGGCCTCGGCCCGGGCGCGCACAGCCACGTCGGCGGCGTGCGCTGGTGGAACGTCAAGCACCCCACGACGTACGCGAAGCGGCTGGCCGGCGGCGGGTCGCCCGGCCTGGCCCGCGAGGTGCTCACCGCCGACGAGGCGCACATGGAGGACGTCATGCTCCGGCTGCGCCTCGCCTCCGGGCTGCCGCTGGACGCCCTCGACGA encodes:
- the hemW gene encoding radical SAM family heme chaperone HemW, whose translation is MPGVLPEGETVPVDGSLPATATRAVGARGFGVYVHVPFCASRCGYCDFNTYTSAELGGGASREEYADTVLAELALARRVLGDAPPPRVDTVFVGGGTPTLLPADDLARILDGIDRTWGLAPDAEVTTEANPESVTPESLKALRAAGYTRISLGMQSAAPGVLAILDRTHSAGRAVAAAREARDAGFDHVNLDLIYGTPGESEADFAASLDQVVAAGVDHVSAYALIVEDGTRLATRMRRGELPYPSDDVAADRYLAAEAALGAAGHSWYEVSNWARDEAARCRHNLLYWTGADWWGLGPGAHSHVGGVRWWNVKHPTTYAKRLAGGGSPGLAREVLTADEAHMEDVMLRLRLASGLPLDALDETGRAGAARALGAGLLAADAHAAGRAVLTLRGRLLADAVVRDLLP
- a CDS encoding enoyl-CoA hydratase-related protein: MTSPDVLVRAATARGVTTLTLDSPHNRNALSTPLMTQLLAGLAEAVADDAVRVIVLDHTGPVFCSGADLKETAAAYASGTVPAGMLGDVLAAVWECPKPVVAKVAGPARAGGLGLIAAADLAVCAREATFAFTEVRIGVVPAVISATVLPRLHPRAAAELYLTGDAFDGRRAAEIGLVTAAVPADGLDAAVAGYCDSLVRGAPGALAGAKQLLRRPPATDLRTEIAGLSTLSTGYFLSEEGREGVLAFREKRPARWVPTDGDTTPGEGR